The genomic segment TCCTCTCGCCATTTAACACTATCCTGCAAAGTGCCACTCCTGGCATGGTGTTCTGTCAtgctgcccctgccctgcacctcaggcctctctcttgcttcctttctccACAGGTGTACAATGAGCAGATCCACGACCTCCTGGAGCCCAAGGGGCCCCTGGCCATCCGTGAGGACCCCGACAAGGGCGTGGTGGTGCAAGGACTTTCCTTCCACCAGGTGTGGGGTTGGGCTCGGGCGGCAGGAGCGACCCCAGGGTTCTCTCACCAGGCAGTTTGGGGACCCCTGGAtcgtggggtggtggtgggagccCGGGGGTGACATTGGTTCTGAAGAGGGGCTCTCCCTGTTGGGGGAGAAGCCCCACTTGGGGAGACCGCAGCCCCCTTCCTGGGCATCTCCTCCGTAGCCAACCTCAGCTGAGCAGCTGCTGGACATGCTGACCAGGGGGAACCTCAACCGCACGCAGCACCCGACTGACGCCAATGCTACCTCCTCCCGCTCCCATGCCATCTTCCAGGTGAGAGGGGTCAGGTGTTGGAGCCTGAAGCTGGGGCTCCTGATGCCCagcaccccctcacccctgccatcTACCCCCAGATCTTCGTGAAGCAGCAGGACCGGGTTCCAGGTCTGACTCAGGCCCTTCAAGTGGCCAAAATGAGCCTGATTGACCTAGCTGGTTCGGAGCGGGCGTCTAGCACCCACGCGAAGGGGGAGCGGCTGCGGGAGGGTGCCAACATCAACCGTTCTCTGCTGGCCCTCATCAACGTCCTCAACGCCCTGGCCGACGCAAAGGTAAAACCGCACAGACCTGGGGTCCTTCTCAGGGTGGGGACTGGGGGCCTAAAGCCAAAGTTCCTTCCCTCCAGCCCTTGGTCTCAGCCTGGATCCGTCCAGTCCGGCTGCCTCACCCCATGCCCCCTTCTGTCTCCCCAGGGCCGTAAGTCTCACGTGCCCTACCGGGACAGCAAACTGACCCGTCTGCTCAAGGACTCCATCGGGGGCAACTGTCGCACAGTGATGATCGCTACCGTCAGCCCCTCCAGTCTGGCCTACGAGGACACATACAACACCCTCAAGTATGCTGACCGGGCCAAAGAGATCAAGCTCTCGGTGTGTGGCAGCCAGAAATGGCCAACCTGTTGTGGGGGGTgcaagaggaggaaggggtgggacCCACACAGCTCTCTCCGCTACCTGAGTATTCCCccaaggcagagggaagaagtCCCCAGGGCTCAGTCTTCAGGGCGAGTCTGCTATAGAAGCCATGTAGTACCCATCCTTGGGAAGACTCCAGTTGCGGGAGAGGCAGGACAGTCtccagacttgaaaaaaaaataataagggatgcctgggtggctcagttggttaaacgtctgactctgggtttcagctcaggtcatgatctcacagttcgtgagtttgagtcccacatctggctctgtgctgacagctcagaacctggagcctgcttcagattctgtgtctccctctctctctgcccctcctccacttgtgctctgtctctctccgtctcaaaaataaaaaacatttcaaaaattaaaaaaaaaaaggggggggagacAACGGAAGGGGGTGGCCAAGTGCTGGCCAATGATCTTTTCAGACTTGTTTTTAGCAGCAGGACAATATTTTCAGCCAAACAACATAAACAGTAACATGTAACACAGATAAAAGCAGAGTTGTCCCTGCCTTCTCTGAGGagccctgctgctcctggagctgTTGCTGGGAAGCCCCTGGCCTGGTGAGAGTGTATTGGTCAGGGAGTCAGGAGTCTTGGGTTCAAAAGCATCCTTCTGCCTCTTGCTGTGGTCCCAGGCAAATCGCTGCCCTTCCCTGATCTGTTTCCCCAGTCGGGAGGGTGATTCTTGAGAATGTGAGTAAAGcgcctagcatagtgcctggtcATCGGAGGTGGTGGCTAAAAGCTGCTTTGAATGAACACGTGAAATCTCTCTTGTACcttgcccccctctctgccccgcaTCTTAGCTGAAGAGTAATGTGATCAGCCTGGACTGTCACATCAGCCAGTATGCCACCATCTGCCAGCAGCTGCAGGCTGAGGTGAGGAGCCCTCCTGGGGAGTTTGGCCGGGAAGCGGGGCGCCAGAGATGAGCAGTGGGGCGCTGCCAGGGCTCCGTGCCCACCCCTCAGCTCCTGTGCTCACCTGGGGCTCTGAGAGGCTGGGTTGCTCTGATTGCAGGTGGCTGCCCTGAGGGAGAAGCTCCAAATGTACGAGGCGGGAGCCCAGGCGCCACCACAGGACCTCTCGAAATCCCCCAGATCCGGCCCTCCCCAGCAAGCGTGAGTCCTGCCGCCGTGCTTACCCTCTTTAGCTCAGCAGGGAAAAccccccttccccagcttctGTGCTGCCACCTGGGGTTGAGGGTTCCCAGCCAGTGCCCAGGACACTGATTGCCACCTCCAGTGCTCTCTCATTTGACACAGCGTATTCTAGACAGCCCTAATAGCACCTCTcagtaaaataagaatagaagaAATGATCTGTGTCAGATGAGTTAGTGACACCCCCCAGCCTGTATAAGGAACATATACTAtttaaaagaaggtaaaattAACAGACAAGCATCCTTGTTTCCTAAGCCAGGAAATCACCAactccctctctcaccctctgctaCTGCCCACTTGTTACCCAGGCATCCATCCCTTATGGTTCTCTGCCACCTGGTGCCACAGagaccccacccctccctgctttccCCACCTGACCCTGTTTCCCGCCTCTCAAgtcccctcctttcccccttaTCCTTCCCAGCTGCCCCTCACCGTCCCGTCTTCCCAGCCAGCCCTGCACCCCAGAGCTCCACCCAGGGTCTGCAGTCCTTCCAGAGGAGAACCTGGGGCCAGAGGCCCCGGTGGGGAGGGTCATGGAAGGGAACTCTCCAGACCGGGAACCGCCCCCAGAGGACAAGGAAGACAACCCAGCCGAGGAGGTAGGACCTGGAGCTAGTGGAGGGTTGGAAGCAAtgtccctcctcagctcacaGAGTCTCTTCAGTTCTGGGCTCCCCACCTGGATGTCTTACGTGTTAGTCATTAAGGGGCTTTCAGATCCTGTGCAGGAAGGGGCGTCCCTGTCAGAGCCTATGTCTGGAAGTGACAAGCATGCATGTTACCagaaggggagcagggagagaggaggagtctGGGACGGAGAAAGGATCAACTGGGACCCAGTCTGCCCAAGATCCCCTCTTTCATCCCCCCCCTTGGAGGAGGGAAGGATTTTAAGATCTGCTTATGTGGGGGAGGGTGGCCATCCTGGCCCCTCTACCTGTGACTCCTCTCCTCCTCAGGTTCCAATCCAGGTACCAGAGCAGACCCTCAGACACCCACTGCCAAGGTCCCCGGGCCTGACCCTGCAGCCCAAGCCAGACACGGGCTGCCTCTCACCACAGAACTTGGGCAGGGACTGTTCTAAGCAGTAGGTGTCTTCTCGTTCTTCTCCGGGGTCCAGGGTGGCAGGCGATGGGTTCCGacctcggggggtgggggggggagccgGTGTTCGGCACGTCGCCAATGCTCTGGTTCTGCTCTAGTTGAGAGTCGAGTCTTTTTCCCTCAATGTTGTCCCTGATCTGCTTTCAACGACTTAAGATTATCACCTACTCTGTGTACTTACCCGTCATCTCTATTCTTCCACATAACTGGCGAGCAAAACACCAAATTCCATCCAGAATTTGGCTGGCAAGCACCAAGTTAGGGCAGGGCTGCCTGGCTAGTGCTGTGCTTCCCAGTCTGGGGGCTGAGCTGCCCGTCTGTCCTCTGCAAGGAGGAACCAAGCAGCCAAGAGAAGTTGGGTGGCGGGCTGAGAAATGGACAGCCGTCCCGAGTCAGGCGTTTATCAAGTGTCTTCATCAACGGATTGTGGCTATTTCTTCTCAGAAGTAAATACAGACCACCACCCAGAGCCAAAGAGAAATGGATTCTGGACCCTTGTTTCTGTGCTTAATAGAGAGGTGCTGTTAGTATGTTTTTCCTTGGCCCCTAGACCATAAATCCCCGGCCACTTAGCTTTGCTGCTGCCAACCCCACTCCTGCCTCCCCAGCACGCTTCACGCTAGGCAGTATATTTAAAGCTTCCGGACAGAAGGGcctgtttaattttatttcttgttgggGAGTGTCTGTTCCCTACTCAGCAAAAATGCTGCAGCCTGAATAATCAGCGGCTCATTATCTATCTACTGCTGCTGACTCCCCGGGGCCCTGGAGTGGCCAGGATGCGCTGGCAGGATGTCCCCTTGGCCCCCAGGCTCCCACTGATGAGTCAGGGTCCCTTCCCTGTTCTGGCGTCCCCCGCTGTGAAGAGGGAGAACGCCAGGGCTCTCCTTTCTGCTTTGCCTCTGGTTTTGTGGTCCCCGACAAGGTGCTTCACTCTTAGCTATGATTTGGGGAACATAGGCTTTATTCTCCCTTCTTCTTAGGGCTAATAACAGACACTAATAAAATGTGACAGAAGACCCCATGTATCAGGGGCTGCAGAACATGCTAGATCCTCTCCATGCTTGGAAACACCCTAACAACCAGATAATAGAAAATCATTTCTCTTTGGCTTTAGACTTTAGAATCTTAGACCACCAGGGCACTGAGTGGATCTTAGATTTTCcagttcagtggtttttcaggattttttttagcTACAAAGTCCtttcttcaaatgaaatcttATGCTGAAGTTTAATATGTAGAACAGATAAAGCAGAGCTCCATTTTAAATGTCCTCCGATGGGTTTTGTGAAACCTAATTTGGAAACCTACGGTGTAGACCAGCTCCCCACTTGCCAGATGGGGTACCAGGGCCACACAGCCAGAGGGACAGGGTGAGACCAGGGTCACCTGACATCCAAGCCCATGCATTTCTCCCTAGACACTCACTTTTCTCAGTGGTCTAATCTTATAATGTGTGGCTCAGGCAGATGTAGAATGAGTTTCTGCTGTgtcctttttaatttatatccggGCTTCTTTCAAAAAGGCCTGGTGGCTGCTTTATAAAAATGAGTTTGGATTCCCCAAGCAGACActgaaggcagaggagggggctCAGGGATGGCCAGGCAGGTAGAGCTACCTGAGGATAAATTATTGGCCAGGAGTAATCCCCACCGAGATAACTGTGTCCATTCTTTCATCAGAGGCGTGCCTCACAGGAAGGAAATTTGCTTTATTAGAATCTAAATGTACAATATCAATAATCGCATTACCCTCATAATTCCCTTTAAATAGCCCCTCAGTGCATGTGAAGTGCGCATTGATCCACACCAGCTCTTTCAGGATCCCCACCATCAAGTGGACTGAATGCGTTTTCGAGGGTCTTCTCAGAACCGAGACGAACACAGCGTATCTAATCTCATCTCCTCTTGTCCTGACAAGCtagaggtttttattttaccGGTCACAGTTAACTTTACAGTGCTTAGTCCTCTTTAAATACTTTATAGACCAAATAATTCATTTCATCTTCCCAACCACCCTAAGAGGTGGGTGTATTTGTTATCCCCGTTTTAAGGATGTGGACACTGAGGTTAAGTAGTGCCTCCAAGATCCCACAGCAGCAAGTGTGGGAGCCTGGATCTGAGCTGGCAGGCTGACCCGAGCCTAGCTCTCACTGCTGCTACCTTACATTGCCCCTTGGGTGGATGAACTTACTCAAGGTCAAGTGCTAGTAAGCGGCAGAGCTGAGAGGAAACTCAGACCTTCTGGTCCAAGGCCATTTAGTGCCCTTTCCCTACCTCCCAGGTCATTGTCTTTGTCAGGGCGCATATTTAGGGGTGAAGCCTCCCTCCTGCCTTGCTTGTGACCATCTCCACCAGCCTTGGTCTCCAGCAAGAGGGTAGCGGGGCAAGAGCCACCgctgggagggcggggaggccGGCGCGCCAGTGTGGGGGGCAaggcaggaaggagccagggGACCCGCCCTCGTGTGCCCCTCACCGCTGGAGCAGTGGGGCCAGGTCTGAGGAGGGGcggggtcccctcccctcccttccaggtTGGCCCTGAAGGTGCTGTGCCTGGCACAGCGACAGTACTCCCTGCTCCAAGCAGCCAACCTGCTGACCCCCGACATGATCACAGAGTTCGAGACCCTACAGCAGCTGGTACAAGAGGAAAAAGCTGAGCCCAGAGCCGAGGCCTCAGGCACACCCGGCCCGGCCAGGGGGGCACCTCTGGAGCTGCGTTTAGAGTCAGGTGAGTCTTGCCCCTGCTCTGCCTCTATCAACGCCCTCTCCAAGACCCAGCTCGTGCTGAGGGGCGGCTGGGCCCTCAGCTGCTGGGTCATGCAGCGGTAGGCAGGAGTCCCAGCAGACCTGTGGAGTTAGGGGCTCCTGTGTCTCCCCCAATTCTACAaattctccttccttctggaTGGTCCCTGATCTCCCCGTAAcacctgccttctctgtgttCAGAGTCTCCAGGATACTCTGGCCCCGTGACCCGGACCATGGCAAGGCGACTGAGTGGCCTCATGCACACTCTGGGGGTCCTACCAGGTCCTGACCGCACCCCAGCCCAGGTAGCCCGGCGGCCCacagagaagaagaggaggaggagaccgaGCCCCTCAGAGCCAGACAGCCCCCCAGCCCCGAAGCTGGGGACCAAACGCCAGCGCCAGTCCTTCCTGCCCTGCCTGAGGAGGGGGTCCCTGCCTGAGGCTCAGCCTTCACTCGGGCCCACCACCCCCAGAGGGGGAAAGGCCTCCTCCTCCTGCCGCTCCCCTCGCATCTGCCCAGCCACAGTCATCAAAAGCCGGGTGCCCCTGGGCCCTTCTGCCATGCAGAACTGCTCTACTCCTCTGGCCCTGCCCCCTCGGGACCTCAACGCCACCTTTGACCTCTCAGAGGAGCCCCCCTCAAAACTGGGTTTCCTTGAATGCACTGGCTGGGAGAATGTTCCCCAGGAGCCGAGCAGGCTGGATCAGCCCTTCATCCCCAGGTGGGTCTCCCTTCcagcctccctcccatccttccagGCCAGGGATGGGGAGTCCGCGAGGGAACAGAGGTGCTGCAAAGAGTAGAAGCCAGCCTGACTCTCAGAGCCGGACATTTGCTGTCTTTCCCCCTTTGGTCTGAGCAGTGTCGCTCCCCAGGCCCGGGACTGCTGCGCCCTCCTGGCTTGTCTGTCCATACTTCAAAGCCGCCGGCTCTGTGCTGGTTTGTGGCACGCCCACAAGGAGTTAACGGGACCCCCTCTCAGGGACGGCCAGCAGGGAGCAGGAATAAGGAGGGGGCCTagccctctctgtccctctgcatCACTGGTACTCTCTGGCTCAGTCTCAGTCCCAAGTCCCGCTGATAAATATGTGCTCCTGCCATTTCCACCCCGGATTCCACCCTCCAGGCCAGCATTTGGAACTGGGAAGGGGATCCTCAGAAAAATTTTACTCAGCCATTTTTCAGTGAGACGATGAAGCTCTCACCTTCACCTTCCACCCACAGGAAAGGGGAAGGCTGACCAGCTCGGGACAGTCCAAAGCCAAGAACAAATGGCAGACTGACCTTGTACTTGTGAGGCCAAGGGCGGTGGGCTGCCCACACCCCCTGCCCGTCCTACAGCCTGCACCACCTCTCGGTAACAGACTCACAGCCGGGCAGGTGGAAGGGTCAAATTGTTTGAACTCCAGTTCCCTGCACGTGCCAGAAACTGACATCTGGATGTTCTCCCAGAACAGGCCTGTCactcagctgtcagcccaggccgagtgaggcagggagaggaatcCACCTCTAAGTAGGAAGAAACCTCAGAGGTCATCTTATCCAACCTCCCCACCCGCcgagctgggggctggagggaggaggcgCTGGCACCTTTTCCTGGTTCCCTCCTGACCTGCCTTcctttacctccctccctcccgcagTGGACCTGTACCCTTGTTCACCATGAAAGGCCCCAAACCAACATCTTCCTTCCCTGGGAGCTCAGCCCGCAAGAAGAGGCGCATTGCGAGGTGAGGCTGGGGGATTacgtggggagagacagagctttCTCCGGGGCAGCGGATGCTGAGCCAGCTACGGGGCTCCACTGTGTCTCTGGACCCCTTGGAGCCGGTAGCAGGGGTCCTGTGAGCATGGCCAGCATCGGAGCATCGGATTCTCTTACTGAATGAGGTTCCCTTGACCCTTGCTAGTACAGGATTGTACCAGAAGGGAAGGGTATCTCCCTTCTTTAGTGAAAGGCTATAGGCTCCTCTCCATGAGGGAGACGGTCAGTGTTCACTGGCTTATCTGGGGACCAGACCACCCACCCCTCACCTCTACTTCCCTGCTACACCCCACGAAGCTCTCCTTCCCACTGCCTCTTCCTGCCTTCAGATCTGGCCTTAGAAGCTCGAGCTGGTGCTTGGCCTCCCCCTGCTCTCAAGGTTTAGTGTCTAGTTCTACGCCTCCACCCCTACCCTGTAGTCCCAAGGTGTGGCTGTGAccttcctaacttccttccttccttccctccctccctcagttcCTCAGTCTCCCGCTCCCTGGGAGTGGCCCGTGGCCGCAGCCGCATCGCCCGCCTCCCCAGCAGCACCTTGAAGAGGCCAGCTGGGCCCCTCACAATCCCAGGTGACTGGCACTGGGGACAGGGATGGTCTGGGCCACAATGGGAGATGCAGTCAGCAAgtaggaggggacaggagggccAAGACCCAGGTGAAAGGAAGGCCTGGGGTATTTCCCAGCGTTTTAGGGACCCTGATGAGAGAAGTGGGagaagagtgggggtggggagcagtgggACAGAACCTGactttcttcctccctgcctgtCCCCATCCAACTGGCCTGCAGAACCCCCCTTCAGTCCCCGCTGCCCTGGCAACCAGAAGAGCCAGCAGGAACTGATGGGGATTGGGGGAGCCCTGTCATCCGGGAGCTCTATCACCAAGGTGTCCTGACCCACCAGCTCCTCGTGGTCCCTGGAACCGCCTGTGCCAGGAGCCCTGACCTGCCTTCCTCACCTCGGAGCAATTAAGGGCAACACCCTCTTCCTTTATTAACACTCCTCACCAGCCATTCATTTTGCTACCTGCCCTCTTTATCAATCTCTTGTTATACTCAGTTTCTCAGCCTGTATATATTCATCTTGAGTGTCAACATGTTGCTATTTTAAAGGTGCAACCACCTTACCTCCCCTAGTTCATAACACTCTCCACGCGAGCAGGTGGCCTTGGGGGactttgctcctcccctcccatctAACAGAGGGCTCTGTGCAGTCATGGCCGCTGTGCAATGAAGAAGGGGCgaggatgggatgggatgggattgGGCGCGGTAGGGGCTCCCAGCCTGACTCTCCCtggtgtgtgagagagggaggcaccgtCACCCTCATCCCTGCAGCCCAGAGCAGGAGCCCCAGCCCCGGGCTGCCATCCTAGTGATGATGTGGATGATAGTGGTGTTTGGATTTCCAAATGAAGATAGCTTTATCTTTTCTTACTCTACTGCAAACAGGATGCACACTCAGTGTAAAAAGAAGCGTacagaagaaagggaaattcAGCCTTAATGCTACCACCTAGATGTAAGAGCTGTTAATACTCGAGTTTATATCCTCTGATCCTTTATttctgcatatatacatatatatgtacatgtagatatagatatatttttttattataattattaataaaccATCTCCATCCTTGGTGTGTGTTTCTTTCCATATGCCTGCACAGGATAGCAACCTTCCCCAGAAGATTCTGAGTATAGAAAGCGTTCCCCACTGCCTCCTTCGGCAGCCTGAGGTCTGGGCCTAAGGGTGAGCTCTGCTGCTTACTCCGTGGCCCCATCCCCCACCAAGGGCCTCTGCTCCTGAGTGGGTGAAGAAAGCATCCCACGTACAGGCCTGCACCATCCTTCTGCGGCCTTGGGCAGAGGTTGCTAAGAGTCCTGCTGTCAGGGAGCATGTTTAGCGGCCCCAGGTCTCAGGTGAGGCTCAAGGCTCAAGGCTAAGCCCCGACCGCTTGAACCCAGTACAGTCTTCCTTCAGCTCCAAAAGCCCCACTCTCAACCCTATTCGTGGCTTTCCTTTCCACTCATTTGGGTTGTGATGGTTCAACACAGGTTCACCTCTGTCTCTCCAGGAAGATGTGGCTGGCTGAATGAATTAATAgtgtaaataaaattataggagTCTGTGTTTAACTTGCTTCTCAAAACAAACATGTTAAAGGTATTTAGCACATTTTGAGTAGcgtgtaaataatgctgctaattTCCAATGAGTCCTCGCCGTTCTGGGGGAGCAGCCTCCCCCTCTACCTGGTGAGCCCTGCCCCACTCAGTTTGGACTCCTATTTGGAGGAATGGAGACAAGAACACAGAAGAGGCGCCCTGGGTCCTGCCCGGCTGCAGGCATCTCACAAAACTTTGCGACCTTATGAGGTATAATGAGGAAAGAGACTCAAGAAGGTTAACAAAACGTGCCCAGGGTTAGACagcaagtggcagggccaggattcgGATCAGGGTCCGGTTCTTCGCATAACACCAAGCTGTTTCCCTTTAGAAGTGAACAGGCATTTCTTTCTGCGTGCCTGGGGTTCCCGCCTCTCCAATTAGTCTTAATGAGTTTTTTCCCCCCATGCTCCGTGATTCCCACAGAAGCAGTCACAGCTCCACATCTGTAGCCCCCAGCGGCCTGGCGTGGTGCCTTGACCTTAGGAGACCTGGCTGAGTGCTGTTGGATTCAAATGGAATAACTTGCGCATTTCCTGGGGCCctcacatatattatctcatttgatggTCACCATCACCCTTGCAAGCACCGGGGCAGCAGGCACAGGACAAGGCGGCTGGTAACGAGGGCCAGAAGGGCAAGCCTCACACAACAGGGTCCATCGCACGAGGCAGAATTTGCCTAGGCTGGGGGCAGCCCGCAAGTGGAAGAGGTCACTCTTGACAAGGATGTTCTGCAACCGGCCATTCGATCAGCAAACATTTGTGGCTCCATGGTGCAAGATATGCTCTCGGGTGACCCATTAAATGTACAAAGACTCTGCCAATGGAGTTAAGCACGTGTGGCTCCTGCCCTCAATCACAGGAGGTCGGGCTGGGAGTGCTCGCTGCACGGTGTCCCGCTGGCCAGGAGGCAGCCTGGCTGGTCCCAGCTTTGCAGGGAGCTGGCCGGGGCTGAGGGGGCAGCGAGCTGACAGCCAGCTCCCAGCTGACCTCCGTGGGCGGCGATGAGGCTCTGAGATTGGATTGTTCTTACATAAAGAGAGTCATCCTGGAGACCTGGCAATCAATGCCCCCCCCATCCACTGCAGGCCTAGCCTGATCTAAGGCCCCTCTTCCTGCTTCACCTGGCCTCTCTCACCTTGGGGTTCTGGGCAGAGCCCCTCACTCCACTTCTGGGAGTTTAGAATACTCTCTTCCCAGGCCCTCTGCACCCATCTCCTTGCCCACCTGAGGCCCCGAAGCTGGTGTCTGGACCCCACACTGGGGTACCAAGTCCTGTCCGATTCAGAGAACCAGGCTCAGTGCCAGGAGCTGCAGACACAGAACAAGACATTGTCCCTTCACGCAGGGAGTCGGGATGGTGCCTGTCCCTTTCACCCGAGTGTAAGCCCAAACCTCCTTCAGTGTTGGGACCTGTTAACAGGAGGGACCCCACTTTTCCCCCTgggtcctcccacccccagccatcAGCTCGGCCCCCACAGGGGACTTTGTCAccagagggggtggggcatgCTGCTAACTTAGCAGTCCTCCATCTCAGGCCCCTGCTCATCTGTCTCCCAGTTTTCCCAGGaatgtccctctctgtctcttagcTAAGCTTGGGGGATCCTGGTTCCCAGACAGAATCTAGTTCATGGttgtcttcccctcctccatggttcTTTTGTGAAGAGGGACCTCGGAGAGCTTGGGATGGAGGTTGTAGGGGGAGGAAGCGACCAGAGTCCCCCCCCCCAAGGGTCTGGAGACCATGGCTGTATTTTCTAGCTCTCCTTAAGTGTTCCCTTCAACTCGTCTACAGCCTTTCCACCCCTGTTCCCTGGCGCATCCTGTCCATTTGGAGGACCACTGGATTGGAAATAACAGGCTGCCTGccagccctctcctcccaccaGGGACACATCTGGCCCCTGCCTCTCACCCTCCCAGAGGGACTCAGtcaggcagggagacagaggggagcagggagcagaaCAGATCGGGGAAAGCAATTAAAAAGCAGGTCTCAGGGTTAGAGGCTGGAAAGTGGGGGGCAGGCTGAAGCGCccgggagggtggggagaggcggggagagaaagGGTCCAAGTTTATTAACCCCAGGGCCGCAGCCTGGCCCCTGGGTCTGTGAAGGTGAGTGAGCTGATGCCTCCAACCACGAGCTGACAGCGgccaggaaagaggaaggggaaggagtctGGGGGTTCATCCAGGAGCTGGGCCACTTCCCAGCCACAGGAGTTGGGCACTTCTCACCAGCAGAGCTGGCTTGGCACAGGCTGACAGATGACAGGAGAAGGAACCAGCCAGGGCCTGAGGTAGCCATTCTCCGGCTAAAAGGGgagacagtccctgccctcaaggagctcctGTCTGACGGTGAACCATGAGCACTTGCATCAGAGAGCTCCCATCCAAGAAGAGAGGGTGTCCTGAGGGACCATATTGTTAGGGAGACTCCATTCTGATGAAAGATATAGGTCCTAACATCAGGAAGCCCCTATCCATGGGGCCCCTCTCCTTGGGAAGCCTCAGGCTGAGGTGCAGGAGAGACCCACTCTGATGGGACATGTTGACACACTAAGATCTTCTCACAGTGGAGCGGGCGACTCTTGATCTgcgggtcatgagttcgagccccacgttgggtgtggagcctacttgagaaagataaaataaaatataaaaacaccagAGCTTCTCAAGCCAATGGAGTTGTGGGCCTCAAGTCTACGGCTGGGGAAGGGCAAGGATGGAGGGACAGAGCCCCTGGGGGGAGTCAGGGAGGCGGGAAAGCAAGCTGGGAACTGCTACTCCGGGGTAGTCAGAGGTAATTCACACCTGTCTCCTGGCAGCCCCAAAGCCACACACAACTCGTGGTCTGGGGGCAAATGGTGTTGCCTCCTATGCTCTCTTCACTGGCTGGTGCCCCTGTGTCCTCTCCATACTCCCAGGTAACTGTCCTGGGGAGGTACCTATAcactgtcccttccccacccccagtggaGCTAACAAGACATGCCAGCGCCCCCTGGAGGACCCAGCTCTGGCCCCTCTAGGCCCGCCCCATTGCTAACGTGTAAATAGGTAAAGCACCGGGAACGTGTTATTAAATGGAGTCTATGGTTTGTAGAGCAACTGCTGTGTCCGGCTTTCACTGACTTTATCCTCACAGCCACCTTGGAAGTAAGTGCGGCgagtccccattttacaggtgtggAAATGGAGACTCGGAGAAAGTTCGTGAAGTCATCCAAGATCACATAGCCATTGAATGCCCATGGCCTTGCTCTCCTCTAGAGGGCACTGTCATAGCAGTTAGAAGCAACTCAAGAGAATAAATGGAGTGATCCCTCTGGGTGATACAAATGTGGGTGTTAGAAACTCTACCTACAGCTGTGAGACCCATGTTCTCCCCTCTGCGGCGCCCT from the Prionailurus viverrinus isolate Anna unplaced genomic scaffold, UM_Priviv_1.0 scaffold_35, whole genome shotgun sequence genome contains:
- the KIF18B gene encoding kinesin-like protein KIF18B isoform X2; the protein is MVMAVEDSKVRVVVRVRPPTPRELESQRRPVVQVVDERVLVFDPEEPDGGFLGLKWGSTHDGPKKKGKDLTFVFDRVFGETATQQDVFQHTTHSILDSFLQGYNCSVFAYGATGAGKTHTMLGREGDPGIMYLTTMELYRRLEAHQEEKRFEVLISYQEVYNEQIHDLLEPKGPLAIREDPDKGVVVQGLSFHQPTSAEQLLDMLTRGNLNRTQHPTDANATSSRSHAIFQIFVKQQDRVPGLTQALQVAKMSLIDLAGSERASSTHAKGERLREGANINRSLLALINVLNALADAKGRKSHVPYRDSKLTRLLKDSIGGNCRTVMIATVSPSSLAYEDTYNTLKYADRAKEIKLSLKSNVISLDCHISQYATICQQLQAEVAALREKLQMYEAGAQAPPQDLSKSPRSGPPQQACPSPSRLPSQPCTPELHPGSAVLPEENLGPEAPVGRVMEGNSPDREPPPEDKEDNPAEEVPIQVPEQTLRHPLPRSPGLTLQPKPDTGCLSPQNLGRDCSKQLALKVLCLAQRQYSLLQAANLLTPDMITEFETLQQLVQEEKAEPRAEASGTPGPARGAPLELRLESESPGYSGPVTRTMARRLSGLMHTLGVLPGPDRTPAQVARRPTEKKRRRRPSPSEPDSPPAPKLGTKRQRQSFLPCLRRGSLPEAQPSLGPTTPRGGKASSSCRSPRICPATVIKSRVPLGPSAMQNCSTPLALPPRDLNATFDLSEEPPSKLGFLECTGWENVPQEPSRLDQPFIPSGPVPLFTMKGPKPTSSFPGSSARKKRRIASSSVSRSLGVARGRSRIARLPSSTLKRPAGPLTIPEPPFSPRCPGNQKSQQELMGIGGALSSGSSITKVS
- the KIF18B gene encoding kinesin-like protein KIF18B isoform X1; amino-acid sequence: MLFPTEDQSKLDKRSLINLPIPLGWEQISSCSLWLSKGEADATLTTLTWYGRKDLPTSQMQSGDQDPDVLAAAMPSVTIPPSLCPQHSLRKKENISLGKQSASLALRRQRGENCKGVAMVMAVEDSKVRVVVRVRPPTPRELESQRRPVVQVVDERVLVFDPEEPDGGFLGLKWGSTHDGPKKKGKDLTFVFDRVFGETATQQDVFQHTTHSILDSFLQGYNCSVFAYGATGAGKTHTMLGREGDPGIMYLTTMELYRRLEAHQEEKRFEVLISYQEVYNEQIHDLLEPKGPLAIREDPDKGVVVQGLSFHQPTSAEQLLDMLTRGNLNRTQHPTDANATSSRSHAIFQIFVKQQDRVPGLTQALQVAKMSLIDLAGSERASSTHAKGERLREGANINRSLLALINVLNALADAKGRKSHVPYRDSKLTRLLKDSIGGNCRTVMIATVSPSSLAYEDTYNTLKYADRAKEIKLSLKSNVISLDCHISQYATICQQLQAEVAALREKLQMYEAGAQAPPQDLSKSPRSGPPQQACPSPSRLPSQPCTPELHPGSAVLPEENLGPEAPVGRVMEGNSPDREPPPEDKEDNPAEEVPIQVPEQTLRHPLPRSPGLTLQPKPDTGCLSPQNLGRDCSKQLALKVLCLAQRQYSLLQAANLLTPDMITEFETLQQLVQEEKAEPRAEASGTPGPARGAPLELRLESESPGYSGPVTRTMARRLSGLMHTLGVLPGPDRTPAQVARRPTEKKRRRRPSPSEPDSPPAPKLGTKRQRQSFLPCLRRGSLPEAQPSLGPTTPRGGKASSSCRSPRICPATVIKSRVPLGPSAMQNCSTPLALPPRDLNATFDLSEEPPSKLGFLECTGWENVPQEPSRLDQPFIPSGPVPLFTMKGPKPTSSFPGSSARKKRRIASSSVSRSLGVARGRSRIARLPSSTLKRPAGPLTIPEPPFSPRCPGNQKSQQELMGIGGALSSGSSITKVS